DNA sequence from the Saccopteryx leptura isolate mSacLep1 chromosome 4, mSacLep1_pri_phased_curated, whole genome shotgun sequence genome:
gtctctgtgtaaacgAAACCACACTCCTGTGTGTCTCCTCTACTCTTAATGCCCTGAATACTTCCCTATAACACTGCTTTACTTCTAACACCAGATGTATGTGTTTCCACACATCAAACAATTCTCTAACACCAGCTGTGCCCTACAGTTTAACTCAATTCAGACACTACTTGCCTGGAGCTGGgctcagatcccacaggttaaggcagtggttctcaaacttttagaagttggggcacatttaaaatactacaagtggccctggccggttggctcagtggtagagcgtcggcctggcgtgcgaaggtcccaggttcgattcccggccaggacacacaggagaggcgcccatctgcttctccacccctccccctctccttcctctctgtctctctgtcttcccctcccgcagcagaggctccattggagcaaaagatgggccgggcgctggggatggctccatggcctctgccccaggcgctagagtggctctggttgcaacagagcgatgccccggatgggcagagcaccgccccctggtgggcatgccgggtggatcccggtggggcgcatgcaggagtctgaatGACTGCCtaaccgtttccagcttcagaaaaatacaaaaaaaaaaaaaaaaaaattctacaagtaattgtaggtgcattatatataaatttctgagaaatatgttataataattaagtcaaatattaaagaaaaatataaagtccaagtctGCTTTTAtggtaacaaaattaaatttattttgacattaaaaaacatttttatgttactttttttgagttatgctttttagaattcataaaaaagagggattaaaaattaaaaaatgacaagaaagttatctttttatatacatagatacattcttagtaagatttagtaaattaggCAGGTCCtggagcaaatgtgttaagttttttcattctgtgtttatgagaaacatgagcctatgtgaagtgatttcttcaatgtttgggcatatatttgaaagacaaattctcatttcttcgtcaatacattgaagaatttctcttttttactcttaattgtgttgagtgcagaaaacccccaccatacatatcatcttaactttacaccaaacaaaagatagaagaaacttgcctccaatctttctggggaacatggggggtaatgtaaacaatccaacaccacagcttaacagccttttgcaacctaatcaggtaagtgaggtgaagggttgggcagactgtcagcttacagtcaattccccacacctctgtccccccaaaatctaaactccatgtttttttggtccccaataggcacatatttctctggaataccatagggtgcacctggaaatcttctagggcacaccagtgtgccctggcgcacactctgagaaccactgggttaagggGTCAGTCCTACAAGACTAACCCCTCCTTGTAGAGatcctgaataggaacatagaacagggatagagttcagtgccctgaggcaaaagccacagtggtgTCACTGATAGAAAATACAGAATGCAGAACATAACCCAATAGAGATAGAAAGAGCAATTCTGATTAATAGGTGGGGATATTTAAGCTACTTCCCTTACTCTTTTATCTGCTCTAAGAAGTTCCCCTtcttgacttcctcattctcttctctgcttcctcattttcatccctgcttctatttgtgtgagTCAATAAATACCAGGAAGGACTGGGGGTTGGGGTGTCTCACGAAACCTGTATAAGGGATTGTGAGGCGGTCTCCCCTGGGTTCCTTGGTGCACTCcatgtggtctctgagtagtcacTGTCTCCATACAAGTGGTGCCCGTGTGAGGAACAGGAACCAAACAATACTTCCCCAACTTCAGCCACTAACTGCAAGTCCATGACCTGTTTTGACCAACCAGTTTTAGATTAGAGCTTCTTTCCACCTTCTCTTTGGGTTCAAAATTTATATCCTAGAGCAGCTCCAGAACTCAGGAAAACAATTTACTTACTagattaccagtttattataCAAGGTTATAACTCAGAAacagtgtgtaaagccagtagccatggccaccatcacagccgcctggtccatgcaggttcaggttcgattcagacagacggtaatgaaacaatggagccaagaactgttgggccattagctttaaacctagcttgcacctggtgggcaagaaatacacacagtgggaaaatacttccctttccattcagggctcccaaaaccactgacttatccgagtttcctagaatcaaaggtttctagctcaccagccttattcacctctgttccccatctcctctctgcacaaactggcttctccttcagcactcagccatcctggctgcttcccctggcctcctctacctggcctttctctgctctcctccagcatgggctcctcctagaacgtaatcactcttccctggaacaacgtgatctctccttttaaaaccttttggtgggaaagctctcccccaacacacattaatataatcacaccaatcccaagcaagaagggcaactaatattacctgggcaacaggctttcatgtgggcagcatcatctttaacaaagtgagcataacatatcTTATCTGCCCAAAACAGTgagatggaagagatgcatagggcaaGGTCTGGGAGGGTTCCGAGCTCAGAAGCTTCTGTTTCCATGGAGCTGGGAGGTGTTGCTCTTCTGTTAAGTGATGTGCTTACCAACCTGGAAGCTCCCTAAACCCCATACACTTGGAACTTTAATGGAGGCTTTATCAATAAGTATGATCAGTAATAAACTCCATTTccagcctctctcctctctggactactaatgttataaagtactgcaccccagattctgaaaggcaccatacctcacttcatcgagtccaTGTAGAGATACCCAGTAGAGATGAATTTTGAGGAATTTTATTGCAGGaggaaatttgttaaatatgccggcttcatatggctaacacggggcaattccagacccaaatcgtgcgccctgagtatatttcaggggctgattatataccctttgaccacatacaagtggggggggggcatgacagcatgacacaatcattaacaagatcaTAACATTTGAGAAGATTTACGTtatattaacaagattaacatttgtctagggcaggggtagtcaacctttttatacctaccactcacTTTTGTATGTTAGTAAAATtatctaaccacccactggttccacagtaatgttgatttataaagtagggaagtaactttataaaatttataaagcagttacagcaagttaaagcatataataataattacttaccaagtactttatgtcggatttttgctaagtttggcagaataaatctttataaaacaacttactatagttaaatctatctttttatttatactttggttgctccactactgcccaccatgaaagctggaacacccactaatgggtgggaggggccaggttgactaccactggtctaggggatttacaagaaacgttaaaactttcaaggtagcctgaccaggtggtggcaccatggatggagcgtcggactgggatgcggaggacccaggtttgagaccctgaggttgccagctgggctcatctggtttgagcaaagctcaccagcttgaacccaaggttgcttgcttgagcaaggggttactcgttctgctgaaggcccacggtcaaggcacatatgagaaagcaatcaatgaacaactaaggtgtgacaacgaaaaactaatgattgatgcttctcatctctctccattcctgtctgtctgtccgtccctatatctatccttctctctgactctctctgtgtctctgtaaaaaaaccccaaaaaacctttcaaggtaacacaatcaaagacattaaCAAATCCCTTTAGTAtatatctctcctcctttgcctagaggtacacgttaatctccCATTCCAGGAAGGGAGGCGACAGCCaggatcagtgtagggtggtatgttaaTTTGGTCTCTTactgaaagagaaagggagttcttcagataaccttaatcctttcagagaacttaaaaccaaacgaccctagtcgtccttgtaagtcaggagacttctacattccttttcctccgttttccaaagaaaggacaggaaagcctgaccttttctcccagaatattaatattaatttgcagttttttggtaccttacaacactatTATCAATAATGGGCAGAGGAAGTTGtcacatcattaaaaaataagtaaaaaagggATCCTCACATTCTAAGTCATGGGGAATTGCTGCTGCAGCATCCTGACATGTTTCTCTCTCCAATATCTAGTTAGACAAATGTGTCTCACACGGGTAAACAATACTCCCGAGTAGGTTTTGTGCTGAGAGGTCTATAACTTAGGGATCATTTCCTGTATGGATTTGTTACTGGTtcctaagaaaaggaaaaagttttaTGCACATCCTGAAGTTCACACAAAAcgtagtaagaaaaaaaattttctgaagctCACAGCAATCCATACACCTCCTGTTCCCCCACATTCCCACCACCGGCATACTCTCTCCTTACCTGTAGTGAGGTCCCACCAAGCGCTCTCTGAAGAGCCCGCACTATGGCTGCAGCCTCATCTCCGCTCCTCGGGTTGTGCTTCCTCACGCGGTCCTGGAGCTCCGGGGGCAGGCTGGCCAGGAACTGCTCCAGCACCAGCAGTTCTAGGATTTGCTCCTTCGAATGCATCTGAGGTCTCAGCCACCGACGACAAAGTTCCCTGAGCCGGCTTAGCGCCTCTTCGGGTCCGGCCACATCCCGATAACCGAACTGCCGAAAACACTGTCGACAAGCTTCGGGATCCAGACAGTCTACCCGTGGGTTGAATTCCAGACCTTCAGGCCAGTCTTCCTCCACTTTCACTATCAAAAGTCCATCATGCAGGGCCGGCGCAGCTACCCTGGCCCCTGCAGCCACCATCCAGGTCCCTGGCTCAGCGTCATTCCCTTGACTTGCGATCAAGCTCGAACTCATCTTTCTCCGGCACGTGCTGACTTTCTTGGAGTTTTGCCTTCAGGTGAAAAGAGAGCAAACCCTGCAAAAAGCCACGGAACTCATCGTCCCTCATTAAGCAGAGGCGAACCCTGCCCGGCCCCCCGCAAGAGTCCTCCTAACCGCAGCTATGCCACATAGAACCTACCTTGTCCCGCGAccacaaaaagaaatagatgaaacaaacaaacaaacaaaaaaaccccctagTAACCCAAGCCGGAAGTGTGCCGCTGATTCTGCCAGGCATTTCCTGGATCTCTCTAGGCGTCCTGGAGGACTGAGATGAATCTTAGTGGTTTGCCATCCGGCACTTACCAGGGATGCTCTTCTTGCGTATACCTTGCTTTGTGGAGATTACAATCCTTCAGGTTACAGAACTGAATGATACTCTTCTTTTAAAACttgaatgttaatttttaaaagagacaaaCGGTGTATTCAGTAACAAGGAATAAAAGGAATTCTgaattccttttttctctctggtgACTGAACTGCAGTAGTCAAATGGATAGcaataaacaagaaaagaattCCCTCGCAGTCCTTGATATTTTGCAGAAGTGCAAAGATGGGAATTATGTAACTTGCAATTATTTTCTAGATAAAAGTGCTAGCTGTTGTGCTTTCCAATGTATCAGGAGTTGCTACATTTTCCTTCTTGCCTTCAGGTTTCACGGCAGGAAACAACTGCTTCCTTGATGTTATTGGAGTCTGTGAGAAATATGGTGACTCGGTTGATGCCTGTGCCCCTGCCAGTTGTGGGGACAGCGGGTATTCCAAGGCAGTGCAGTTTTCGTCTATGAATATGGCCTCATTGCCAGTAACTAGCCTTGGCCTGTTAGAAAAGCTGTTGCTCTCTCAGAAGTTCATTCGGCTTGGTGTGGGCATTgcatatttcctttttcatgacaAAAAGCTCAAATTGCTCAGTCGGAACCTCTTTAGAGCAGTGCCACTGGGCCAAAGGGCTCATTATCTGTGGGTGATCACATATAAATGCAGTACTGATGCATGTCAATTTCAGGAAATCCCCAACAAGTTTATCAAGGAGCCTGGCTGtggtctgaggtggaggccattcaACAGATTTTGCCACTCAGATATCATCAAGAATTTTGTgagtttcacctgaccaggctgtggcgcagtggatagagggtcggattgggatgctgaggaccctgagcgggctcatctggtttgaacaaaaactcaccagcttggacccaaagtcgctggctggagcaaggggttactcggtctgctgaaggcccacggtcaaggcacatatgagaaagcaatcaatgaacaactaaggtgtcgcaatgcgcaacgaaaaactaatgattgatgctctcatctctccgttcctgtctgtctgtccctatgtatccctctctgactctctctctgtctctgtaaaaaaaagaaaagaaaaaaaaaagacctttgtgAGTTTCTTCTGTTGCAAAGAGGTTAGTTTTCGGCAGCTTCACCCCCAGCGCTTTCACAAGCTCTTCTACCATGCTGATTTTCTGGAAGGGTGAGATGAAGTTAATCTCATAGGGTTGGCCTCCTGGGCCATCTGGGTGGCAGGTGACCTTGTAACCACCTGCAATGTGCTTTACCATCCCTGAAATCATCTCTGTGATTCCCATGAAATTGTGATAGTCTGCGTGGGCCATGTAGAACTCACAGGTGGCGAACTCAGGATTGTGAGTCAAATCAATTTCTTCATTTCAGAACTGGCATCCAATTTCATAAACCCAGTCAATGCCACCAACCACCAGCATTCTTATGGTAGAGTTCTGGAGCAATATTCATATACAGATTCATGTCCAGCTCATTGTGGTAGGTAAAAAAAGGCTTGGCCACAGCTCCCCCTGGGACGATGTTCATCATGGGAGTTTCATTCTCTAGGAATCCCAACTATCCAAGAAATTTTTTATGTATGTGGTAATCTTAGAGCAAATGATATATTTCTGCTTAACAAATTCATTCAGGATCAAGTTCAAATATCTCTGATGATATTGTGTTTCCTTGTCTTTGAGGCCAAAGTGAAGATGAAGCAACATATGCAAGCAAGGAGAGAGCAAACAAGTGTGATCTTACAGGGATCAGCTCTCAGCTCACCCTTCCTGGTTTTCCTGGGATTCCCCTGAACTCCAATTATGTCTCCCTGACACAGTTTGTTATTGATAAGAACAACTTTTTCTGGTTTATAATTTCTAGAATTGACCATGACTTGCAACTTGACCCTCTCTCCTTGAAGGTCATAGAAGATAAGCTTTCCCCAGAAGCTCTTTTAGCACGGATCCTACCTGCCACCTTCCTTTAATAAAATGTCACTCAGGTGGTCCCCAGGCTGCAGGTGACTGTATTCTTGGATGAAGTGacgtgtttgtttttttgtgttttttttttacagagacagagagtgagtcagagagagggatagacagggacagacaggaacagagagagatgagaagcatcaatcatcagtttttcattacgtgttgcaacaccttagttgttcattgattgctttctcatatgtgcctttgaccacaggcctcagcagaccgagtaaccccttgttggacccagcaaccttgggttcaagctggtaggctttttgctcaaaccagatgagcccgcgctcaagctgctgacctcggggtctcaaacctgggacctctgcatcccagtctgacgctctatccactgtgccaccgcctggtcaggcgtgacttgttttttatttcttcttttttttgtgtgtgtgacttgtttttttttttttttttatataattttatttttttaatggggtgacatcaataaatcaggatacatatattcaaagataaaaagtccaggttatcttgtcgttcaattatgttgcatacccaccacccaaagtcagattgtcctctgtcaccttctatcttgttttctttgtgcccctccccaccccctatccctctcccattcccccctcccccccccccgtaaccaccacactcttgtaaatgtctcttagtttcactattatgtcccacctacgtatggaataatacagttcctgtttttttctgatttacttatttcacttcgtatcatgttatcaagatcccaccattttgctgtaaatgttccgatgtcatcatttcttatggctgagtagtattccatagtgtatatgtgccacatcttctttatccagtcatctattgatgggttttttggttgtttccatgtcctggccactgtgaacaatgctgcaataaacatggggctgcatgtgtctttatgtatcaatgtttctgagtttttgggatatatacccagtagagggattgctgggtcataaggtagttctattttcagttttttgaggaaccaccatactttcttccataatggttgtactactttacattcccaccaa
Encoded proteins:
- the ZNF394 gene encoding zinc finger protein 394 isoform X2, coding for MSSSLIASQGNDAEPGTWMVAAGARVAAPALHDGLLIVKVEEDWPEGLEFNPRVDCLDPEACRQCFRQFGYRDVAGPEEALSRLRELCRRWLRPQMHSKEQILELLVLEQFLASLPPELQDRVRKHNPRSGDEAAAIVRALQRALGGTSLQGLVKVEDVSLTWEEWERLNPVQREFYRESTLKDYGNTVQTAPGPEKQHNWTSDTMVDLRTSCMDK
- the ZNF394 gene encoding zinc finger protein 394 isoform X3; the protein is MSSSLIASQGNDAEPGTWMVAAGARVAAPALHDGLLIVKVEEDWPEGLEFNPRVDCLDPEACRQCFRQFGYRDVAGPEEALSRLRELCRRWLRPQMHSKEQILELLVLEQFLASLPPELQDRVRKHNPRSGDEAAAIVRALQRALGGTSLQGLVKVEDVSLTWEEWERLNPVQREFYRESTLKDYGNTVQTGLVADDQLQRNV